The proteins below come from a single Spiroplasma endosymbiont of Atherix ibis genomic window:
- a CDS encoding PTS transporter subunit EIIC, translated as MKEIDNVHWLRFKKGLSKNRSGMESFGRAILVPVTVIPLLALIGSLGYAMQVIATQAGTYEGTVKIIADAIKNIGMIAITNIDFLVAIGLAAGLAKSEKIAAALSVLMAYAAMHFSANLMINSIYPEMLVGDGPKINGLAIIFGVMSFQYNAFGGMIAGLIGFIVHKYTYKLKFPKYLAFFGGPIFSPVASTLVAWFIGMPLGIC; from the coding sequence ATGAAAGAAATAGATAATGTTCATTGATTAAGGTTTAAAAAAGGTTTATCTAAAAATCGAAGTGGTATGGAATCTTTTGGAAGAGCAATATTGGTTCCAGTAACAGTAATTCCTTTATTAGCATTAATTGGCTCTTTAGGCTATGCTATGCAAGTAATAGCAACTCAAGCTGGAACTTATGAAGGAACTGTCAAAATAATAGCTGATGCTATTAAAAATATTGGTATGATAGCAATTACAAATATAGATTTTTTAGTTGCAATTGGATTAGCAGCAGGATTGGCTAAATCTGAAAAAATAGCTGCTGCACTTTCAGTTTTAATGGCATATGCTGCAATGCACTTTTCAGCTAATTTAATGATTAATTCAATTTATCCTGAAATGTTAGTTGGTGATGGTCCAAAAATAAATGGATTAGCAATTATATTTGGTGTTATGTCCTTTCAATATAATGCATTTGGGGGAATGATTGCAGGATTGATCGGATTTATTGTTCATAAATATACTTATAAATTAAAATTTCCAAAATATTTAGCATTCTTTGGTGGACCTATATTTTCACCCGTTGCTTCTACTTTAGTTGCCTGATTTATAGGAATGCCTTTAGGAATTTGTTAA
- the dnaG gene encoding DNA primase produces the protein MSISQQQIDLVLNKANIVDVIGKYIDLQKKGRNYVSICPFHDDSDPSLNVSPDKKIFKCFVCGTGGNLITFVQEFNNITFFKALSLIAKDFKIKIEGLKDFDDKPKYNSKESILFDINKAASEFFNGLLISSLSAKARNYLKERKITNAEIKKFKIGFCPNKVKIYDYLIKLDFSQENIFESGVVYKNGIDYNCAFENRLIFPITDEDGNIIGFSGRVIDSNESPKYKNSSENLIFKKSQLAYNFDCAKKEARIKNEIIILEGFMDVISLESIDIKNTVAIMGTSLSDYHIRLFSRVAKRYKLFLDGDKAGVNAALKISQFLLEKKIDVTVIENNTGKDPDELVKLGEKNLINQMIENSIHPANFATRYFSKDLDTKNSIKVSEFIDKVVSILKFESNESIIDSTILNLSEITKLEKNIIRNIFNQEKEKIKPSSFKLDKPNLNEHYKNNFINNEDYINRMMNSYVEEETSNFEIPEYAYDTIKKEKIEETKYKNINSKSSKNFAEAALIWNLLENDSLKEELLKKINIIESVGVKKILKFIINHYKENKYFGHNWEQIANDLKEFGPKYCEYIYEIKNRHFSSMQKTLSKKGVEDCFDAIELYNIEDEIKTYNEKINLTKDPELKIQFAEHIEQLLKDRNKIYEKRRKI, from the coding sequence TTGTCAATCTCACAACAGCAAATTGATTTAGTTTTAAATAAAGCCAATATTGTTGATGTTATTGGCAAATATATTGATCTTCAAAAGAAAGGAAGAAATTATGTTTCTATTTGTCCTTTCCATGATGATTCAGATCCTTCACTAAATGTATCTCCAGATAAAAAAATATTTAAATGTTTTGTCTGTGGAACAGGTGGAAATCTTATTACATTTGTTCAAGAATTTAACAATATAACATTTTTTAAAGCATTATCATTAATTGCAAAAGATTTCAAAATTAAAATTGAAGGTTTAAAGGATTTTGATGATAAGCCTAAATATAATTCAAAAGAAAGTATTTTATTTGATATTAATAAAGCAGCATCAGAATTTTTTAATGGTTTATTAATTTCTTCTTTATCAGCTAAAGCAAGAAATTACTTAAAAGAAAGAAAAATAACTAATGCAGAAATTAAGAAATTTAAAATTGGTTTTTGTCCTAATAAAGTAAAAATTTATGATTATTTAATTAAACTTGATTTTTCTCAAGAAAATATCTTTGAATCAGGAGTAGTTTATAAAAATGGAATTGATTATAATTGTGCTTTTGAAAATAGATTAATATTTCCAATTACAGATGAAGATGGAAATATAATTGGATTTTCTGGAAGAGTGATCGATTCAAATGAAAGTCCAAAATATAAAAATAGTAGTGAAAACTTAATTTTTAAAAAATCACAATTAGCTTATAATTTTGATTGTGCAAAAAAAGAAGCTAGAATAAAAAATGAAATTATTATTTTAGAAGGTTTTATGGACGTAATAAGTTTGGAATCTATTGATATAAAAAATACTGTAGCTATTATGGGAACAAGTTTAAGTGATTATCATATAAGACTTTTTTCAAGAGTTGCTAAGCGATACAAATTATTCTTGGATGGAGATAAAGCAGGAGTTAATGCTGCTTTAAAAATATCTCAATTTCTACTTGAAAAAAAAATAGATGTAACTGTAATTGAAAACAATACAGGAAAGGATCCTGATGAACTTGTTAAATTAGGAGAAAAGAATTTAATCAATCAAATGATTGAAAATTCTATTCATCCAGCAAATTTTGCAACAAGATATTTTTCAAAAGATCTTGATACAAAAAATTCAATTAAAGTTAGTGAATTCATTGATAAAGTTGTTTCAATTTTAAAATTTGAATCCAACGAAAGTATAATAGATTCTACAATACTAAATTTATCTGAAATCACTAAACTTGAAAAAAATATAATTAGAAATATTTTTAATCAAGAAAAAGAAAAAATAAAACCTTCATCATTTAAATTAGATAAACCTAATTTAAATGAACATTATAAAAATAATTTTATTAATAATGAAGATTATATAAATAGAATGATGAACAGTTATGTTGAAGAAGAAACTTCTAACTTTGAAATTCCAGAGTATGCATATGATACAATTAAAAAAGAAAAAATTGAAGAAACTAAATATAAAAATATTAATAGTAAAAGTTCAAAAAATTTTGCTGAAGCAGCTTTAATTTGAAATTTATTGGAAAATGATTCTTTAAAAGAAGAATTATTAAAAAAAATTAATATTATTGAATCTGTAGGGGTCAAAAAAATACTAAAATTTATAATTAATCATTATAAAGAAAATAAGTATTTTGGTCATAATTGAGAACAAATAGCAAATGACTTAAAAGAATTTGGCCCTAAATATTGTGAATATATATATGAAATTAAAAATAGGCATTTTTCTTCAATGCAAAAAACTTTATCAAAAAAAGGTGTAGAGGATTGTTTTGATGCAATAGAACTTTACAATATTGAAGATGAAATAAAAACTTATAATGAAAAAATAAATTTAACAAAAGATCCAGAACTTAAAATTCAATTTGCAGAACATATAGAGCAGTTATTAAAAGATAGAAACAAAATTTATGAAAAAAGGAGAAAAATATAA
- a CDS encoding PTS transporter subunit EIIB, producing MYVCNFAQVSTRGSGLITWIAVNGVNFKNIQNVWGVFIIGPIMVGVYFTTFYFSIKYFNLNTPGRDGKAALIGMDIKKTQNNENENKIENKNLEKTQKNKDLEEIEIIVKGLDGKENIKVLTNCITRLRVTLYDKTKFNEDIINKTNPFGIKQIADQYQIIYGGRVTNIATLAKEYLGLED from the coding sequence ATGTATGTTTGCAATTTTGCTCAAGTTTCAACTAGGGGAAGTGGTTTAATAACTTGAATTGCTGTTAATGGAGTAAATTTTAAAAATATTCAAAATGTTTGAGGTGTATTTATAATAGGGCCAATAATGGTGGGAGTTTATTTTACTACATTTTATTTCTCAATTAAATACTTTAATTTAAATACACCAGGAAGAGATGGAAAAGCTGCTTTAATTGGTATGGATATTAAAAAAACACAAAATAATGAGAATGAAAATAAAATAGAAAATAAGAATTTAGAAAAAACTCAAAAAAATAAAGATTTAGAAGAAATAGAAATTATTGTTAAAGGTTTAGATGGTAAAGAAAATATAAAAGTCTTAACTAACTGTATTACAAGATTGAGAGTAACTTTATATGATAAAACAAAATTTAATGAAGATATTATAAATAAAACTAATCCTTTTGGAATTAAACAAATAGCAGATCAATATCAAATTATTTATGGAGGTAGAGTTACAAATATTGCAACATTGGCAAAAGAATATTTAGGATTGGAGGACTAA
- a CDS encoding class I SAM-dependent methyltransferase encodes MENYYKKISSLIYNVTKTPGTSIDKDLEFYKFKLLPIEGKVLEAVVGNGRLFIPLLKYKVDITGIDKSQEMIDICK; translated from the coding sequence ATGGAAAATTATTACAAAAAAATAAGTAGTTTAATTTATAATGTAACAAAAACTCCTGGAACAAGTATTGACAAAGATCTTGAGTTTTACAAGTTTAAACTATTACCAATAGAGGGAAAAGTACTTGAAGCAGTTGTTGGAAATGGAAGATTATTTATTCCACTTTTAAAATATAAAGTAGATATTACAGGAATAGATAAATCACAAGAAATGATTGATATTTGTAAATAA
- a CDS encoding class I SAM-dependent methyltransferase, with amino-acid sequence MSFLTPRLFSLASLITEGEVVADIGTDHAYLSIYLAKDGKAKKIYATDVALGPLKVAKNNLTSFGVADKVETILADGIEWTILNKIKLDSCIIAGMGSASILDILKKDNENIYSYIIASNTNLEPIRKWTKDKKYFVEKELIVEDNKIIYEIIKINKFAGTKIKNKKDILFGPLLIKDKKNKVFLQKWLEEEQKLFKLLQQIPKKDKKYKVTLKRKKEISKLLKRRTLINE; translated from the coding sequence TTGAGTTTTCTTACTCCACGATTATTTTCACTTGCTAGTTTAATAACAGAAGGTGAAGTAGTTGCAGATATTGGAACTGATCATGCATATCTTTCTATTTATTTGGCCAAAGATGGCAAAGCAAAGAAAATATATGCAACTGATGTAGCATTAGGCCCACTTAAAGTAGCAAAAAATAATTTAACTTCTTTTGGTGTTGCTGATAAAGTTGAAACAATACTTGCAGATGGTATTGAATGAACAATATTAAATAAAATAAAATTAGATTCTTGTATTATAGCAGGAATGGGTTCAGCTTCTATTTTGGATATTCTTAAAAAAGATAATGAGAATATTTATTCTTATATTATTGCTTCAAATACAAATTTAGAACCAATTAGAAAATGAACTAAAGACAAAAAGTATTTTGTAGAAAAAGAATTAATTGTTGAAGATAATAAAATTATTTATGAAATTATTAAAATAAATAAATTTGCAGGAACTAAAATAAAAAATAAAAAGGATATTTTATTTGGTCCATTATTAATTAAAGATAAAAAAAATAAAGTATTTCTACAAAAATGATTAGAAGAAGAACAAAAACTTTTTAAACTATTACAACAAATTCCTAAAAAAGATAAAAAATATAAAGTTACTTTAAAGCGAAAAAAAGAAATTAGTAAACTTTTAAAAAGGAGAACTTTAATAAATGAATAA
- a CDS encoding dual specificity protein phosphatase family protein, whose amino-acid sequence MAFKKILNNLYLGDQFSNKVDANFQLKISNIYYDILLNQKEEQIEYCNKDNFVKTKTKLAINLLDSHSERDFNNILFASAIKFIEENVNKNYIYTHCQLGVSRSSSVIFVYLVIKG is encoded by the coding sequence ATGGCTTTTAAAAAAATTTTAAATAATTTATATCTTGGAGATCAATTTTCAAATAAAGTAGATGCTAATTTTCAATTAAAAATAAGCAATATTTATTATGATATATTGCTAAATCAAAAAGAAGAACAAATAGAGTATTGTAATAAAGATAATTTTGTTAAAACAAAAACAAAATTAGCTATAAATTTATTAGATTCTCACAGTGAAAGAGATTTTAACAATATTTTATTTGCTTCAGCAATTAAATTTATTGAAGAAAATGTTAATAAAAATTATATCTATACTCACTGTCAATTGGGAGTTTCTAGAAGCTCATCAGTTATATTTGTTTATTTAGTTATTAAAGGTTAA
- a CDS encoding nicotinate-nucleotide adenylyltransferase, with product MKRVALFGGSFDPVHTDHINIIKSCKNKLNFDEVWVVPAYINPFKVLSSSSVIQRLEMLKIATKNLNYVKIETYEISKHSSSFTYDTVKYYKAKYPNLKFSFIMGSDQLDNFEKWDQFDELIKEIDFKVFLRTKEFNQKIVKKYNLEIFEFENNYLSSKKIRNLEDLNLQIKEINDYVNNQLMYLYERLESKMDEKRYFHSLNVGQMALELAILNNVDLQKALLAGTLHDIAKRWSEKEMKECLLKNNKELLKEPEPVWHSFVGAYHLKNDWLLDDQEIISAVFNHTVASKNMSILDMIIFCADKISIERQYEGVENFRSLVKADLLTGFKELLKNQYEVAIKKHSKESIGAKLIESYNYWIKEEK from the coding sequence ATGAAAAGAGTTGCTTTGTTTGGTGGAAGTTTTGATCCTGTTCATACAGATCACATAAATATAATTAAAAGTTGTAAAAATAAATTAAATTTTGATGAAGTTTGAGTTGTTCCTGCATATATTAATCCTTTTAAAGTACTTTCATCTTCAAGTGTTATTCAAAGATTAGAAATGTTAAAAATTGCAACAAAAAATTTAAATTATGTAAAAATAGAAACATATGAGATATCAAAACATAGTTCAAGTTTTACTTATGATACTGTTAAATATTACAAAGCAAAATATCCTAATTTAAAATTTTCTTTTATTATGGGATCAGATCAATTAGATAATTTTGAAAAGTGAGATCAATTTGATGAACTTATAAAAGAAATTGATTTTAAAGTTTTTTTAAGAACAAAAGAATTTAATCAAAAAATTGTTAAAAAGTATAATTTAGAAATTTTTGAATTTGAAAATAATTATTTAAGTTCAAAAAAAATAAGAAATTTAGAAGATTTAAATTTACAAATAAAAGAAATAAATGATTATGTAAATAATCAATTAATGTATTTGTATGAAAGATTAGAAAGTAAAATGGATGAAAAAAGATATTTTCACTCTTTAAATGTTGGTCAAATGGCATTAGAATTGGCTATTTTAAATAATGTTGATTTACAAAAAGCATTATTGGCAGGAACATTACACGATATTGCAAAACGCTGAAGTGAAAAAGAAATGAAAGAATGTTTATTAAAAAATAATAAAGAACTTTTAAAAGAACCTGAACCAGTATGACATTCTTTTGTAGGAGCATATCACTTGAAAAATGATTGACTTTTAGATGATCAAGAAATAATATCTGCTGTTTTTAACCATACAGTAGCATCTAAAAATATGAGCATATTAGATATGATAATATTTTGTGCTGATAAAATTTCTATAGAAAGACAATATGAAGGTGTAGAGAATTTTAGATCACTTGTTAAAGCAGATTTATTAACTGGCTTTAAAGAATTGCTTAAAAATCAATATGAAGTGGCTATTAAAAAACATTCAAAAGAATCAATTGGTGCCAAATTAATTGAATCTTATAATTATTGAATTAAAGAGGAAAAATAA
- the ispH gene encoding 4-hydroxy-3-methylbut-2-enyl diphosphate reductase: MNVLKVTPRGFCLGVVKSIKMAKDAIKMYPEKKIYMIGLLVHNKIIVKELEELGIIAIDDWKKSRLDIIKTIPKGSVVIFSAHGTDPKVINLAQKLELIIVDTKCEWVLETEEVIQKYLNLQYDIVFIGKHYHPETIALTSLDEQKIHLVTNLEEVENLNIVNTNIFITNQTTLSIIDIDLIYKKVKEKYPNVVYKNDICEATLVRQQAVLDLNPKEVDLLYVVGDERSNNTLKLVELAENKGIKTIRINRKEEINLDDLKNINKVAVTAGASTSSVIQNQFIKYLEELKNEIN, from the coding sequence ATGAATGTTTTAAAAGTAACTCCAAGAGGTTTTTGTCTTGGAGTAGTAAAATCAATAAAAATGGCAAAAGATGCAATTAAAATGTATCCTGAAAAGAAAATTTACATGATAGGTCTTTTAGTCCACAATAAAATAATTGTAAAAGAATTAGAAGAGCTTGGAATAATTGCTATTGATGATTGAAAAAAATCACGTTTAGATATAATAAAAACAATTCCTAAAGGAAGTGTTGTTATTTTTTCAGCTCACGGAACAGATCCTAAAGTTATCAACTTAGCTCAAAAATTAGAATTAATAATTGTAGATACAAAATGTGAATGAGTTTTGGAAACAGAAGAAGTTATTCAAAAATATCTAAATTTACAATATGATATTGTTTTTATTGGAAAACACTATCATCCAGAAACAATTGCTTTAACTAGTTTAGATGAGCAAAAAATTCACTTAGTAACTAATTTAGAAGAAGTAGAAAATTTAAATATTGTAAATACAAATATTTTTATAACAAATCAAACAACTCTTTCAATAATTGATATAGATTTAATATACAAAAAAGTAAAAGAAAAATATCCTAATGTAGTTTATAAAAATGATATCTGTGAAGCAACTCTTGTAAGACAACAAGCTGTATTAGATTTGAATCCCAAAGAAGTTGATTTATTGTATGTAGTTGGAGATGAAAGAAGTAATAATACTTTAAAATTAGTTGAATTAGCTGAAAATAAAGGTATTAAAACTATTAGAATAAATAGAAAAGAAGAAATAAATTTAGATGACTTAAAAAATATAAATAAGGTAGCTGTTACTGCTGGAGCATCTACTTCAAGTGTTATTCAAAACCAGTTCATTAAATATTTAGAAGAATTAAAAAATGAAATCAATTAA
- a CDS encoding transposase: MAKKGQKFRKWTQEEKEKIIELSLNCYSIKEIALKFNSTTGSKINKYKNTKISAAKSY, translated from the coding sequence ATGGCTAAAAAAGGACAAAAGTTTAGAAAATGAACTCAAGAAGAAAAAGAAAAAATTATTGAATTAAGTTTGAATTGCTATTCTATAAAGGAAATAGCATTAAAATTTAACTCAACTACTGGATCAAAAATTAACAAATACAAAAATACAAAGATAAGTGCTGCAAAATCTTACTAG
- a CDS encoding 5'-methylthioadenosine/S-adenosylhomocysteine nucleosidase translates to MKKANWAILFAMKDEAQSLINELNAKLLENKYFEIYQKDNIYIAISKIGLINATSCFSYVNHKYQIDFYINVGLVGTFCKDLFLLEPVVVKNSYLGNADATGFGYKMGQIPRMKEFYSSDKKLLEIFQDFKKVDICSSDVFINSQEKINTIIKPLSNSITVFDMESFGFYQGAYLFKKPLIALKVISDHIDSGSNEEQFKLVLKQGSIKISEILLQILK, encoded by the coding sequence ATGAAAAAAGCAAACTGAGCAATTTTATTTGCTATGAAAGATGAAGCACAAAGTTTAATAAATGAACTTAATGCTAAATTATTAGAAAATAAATACTTTGAAATATATCAAAAAGATAATATTTATATAGCAATTTCTAAAATAGGTTTAATTAATGCTACAAGTTGTTTTTCTTATGTTAATCATAAATATCAAATTGATTTTTATATTAATGTTGGACTTGTAGGAACTTTTTGTAAAGATTTATTTTTATTAGAACCAGTAGTAGTTAAAAATTCTTATCTTGGTAATGCTGATGCTACTGGATTTGGTTATAAAATGGGTCAAATTCCTAGAATGAAAGAATTTTATTCTTCTGATAAAAAGTTATTAGAAATTTTTCAAGATTTTAAAAAAGTAGATATTTGTTCAAGTGATGTATTTATTAATTCACAAGAAAAAATAAATACTATAATAAAACCTTTAAGTAATTCAATTACAGTATTTGATATGGAGAGTTTTGGATTTTATCAAGGAGCATATCTTTTTAAAAAACCTTTAATAGCTCTTAAAGTAATAAGTGATCATATTGATAGTGGAAGCAATGAGGAACAATTTAAATTAGTATTAAAGCAAGGTAGTATAAAAATTAGTGAAATTTTATTGCAAATTTTAAAGTAA
- a CDS encoding Nif3-like dinuclear metal center hexameric protein, with product MNKIKANALTNYLNDMFPQKSAAEWDKVGFQLEEVYNLESQDEIEHIVICLDVTKEVVKYAIEKKSNFIISRHPFLFMDFEVEMKNLAKKEIYDMCIKNEIQIFSIHTNYDNSDKQNIVDLIETQLNVKSVDKVGLFNEGYKIKLLRSFTLKETIEKLKFIFGKQQALLTRNFNLEKEIDKIYLTSGSGASTMMELKLQNTFFVTGEAKWNEWLYADQNNMDMLTLGHYMENHFIDDLRSKLLKTFGNEVKISAFDIKNTFIIY from the coding sequence ATGAATAAAATCAAAGCAAATGCTTTAACTAATTATTTAAATGATATGTTTCCACAAAAAAGTGCAGCTGAATGAGATAAAGTTGGTTTTCAATTAGAAGAAGTTTACAACTTGGAAAGTCAAGATGAAATAGAACATATAGTTATTTGTCTTGATGTTACAAAAGAAGTTGTTAAATATGCAATTGAAAAAAAATCAAATTTTATTATAAGTAGACATCCATTTTTGTTTATGGATTTTGAAGTTGAAATGAAAAATTTAGCAAAAAAAGAAATTTATGATATGTGTATAAAAAACGAAATTCAAATTTTTTCAATACATACAAATTATGATAATAGTGATAAACAAAATATTGTTGATTTAATTGAAACACAATTAAATGTTAAAAGTGTAGATAAAGTTGGTCTATTTAATGAAGGTTACAAAATTAAATTATTAAGATCATTTACTTTAAAAGAAACAATTGAAAAATTAAAGTTTATATTTGGCAAACAACAAGCACTATTAACAAGAAACTTTAATTTAGAAAAAGAAATTGATAAAATTTATTTAACTTCTGGTAGTGGAGCATCAACTATGATGGAATTAAAGTTACAAAATACTTTTTTTGTAACAGGAGAGGCAAAATGAAATGAGTGACTTTATGCTGATCAAAATAATATGGATATGTTAACTCTTGGTCATTATATGGAAAATCATTTTATTGATGATTTAAGAAGCAAATTATTAAAAACATTTGGAAATGAAGTTAAAATTAGTGCATTTGATATTAAAAATACATTTATAATTTATTAA
- a CDS encoding HAD family hydrolase, translating into MKLPYIGSDLDGTVVKNNDFEILEETVNDINNYQKESNNKFFIVTGRAFQNMKYYIKQLNVTLPVISSNGGAITDPVTWEVYYEHVMNKDLVIELLQYSIKNDLSFSLYTATTLCALKTAERVKAYKKISGHYLEEDQPEFILYNNYNELIEDVKNDVHKTVKLMYSLDFQKEIVKVESLKKYLESKNLYHPSTIIQSRILVDAMPKGINKASGIRKWAEIMNVDLKNIHVIGDNNNDIEMVSELPFGIAVGNAVENLKKEAWKVIDHIDNNGVGKYLKELISKG; encoded by the coding sequence ATGAAATTACCTTATATTGGAAGCGATTTAGATGGAACTGTTGTTAAAAACAATGACTTTGAAATATTAGAAGAAACAGTTAATGATATAAATAATTATCAAAAAGAATCAAATAATAAATTCTTTATTGTCACAGGAAGAGCATTTCAAAATATGAAGTATTACATTAAACAATTAAATGTAACTTTACCTGTAATTAGTTCAAATGGAGGAGCAATCACAGATCCTGTAACTTGAGAAGTGTACTATGAACATGTAATGAATAAAGATTTAGTAATTGAATTATTACAATACTCAATAAAAAATGATTTAAGTTTTTCTTTATATACTGCAACAACTTTATGTGCACTTAAAACTGCAGAAAGAGTTAAGGCATATAAAAAAATTTCTGGTCATTATCTTGAAGAAGATCAGCCAGAATTTATTTTATATAATAACTATAATGAATTAATTGAAGATGTTAAAAATGATGTTCATAAAACAGTTAAATTAATGTATTCACTTGATTTTCAAAAAGAAATTGTAAAAGTTGAAAGCTTAAAAAAATATTTAGAGTCTAAAAATTTATATCATCCTTCAACAATAATTCAATCAAGAATTTTAGTTGATGCAATGCCAAAAGGAATAAATAAAGCTAGTGGTATAAGAAAATGAGCTGAAATTATGAATGTTGATTTAAAAAATATTCATGTAATAGGAGATAACAATAATGATATAGAAATGGTTAGTGAATTGCCATTTGGAATAGCAGTTGGAAATGCTGTTGAAAATTTAAAAAAAGAAGCTTGAAAAGTTATTGATCATATTGATAATAATGGTGTTGGTAAATATTTAAAAGAACTAATTAGTAAGGGATAA
- a CDS encoding sigma-70 family RNA polymerase sigma factor: protein MALNLKKFETIEDFKEYLWNYLDKNDNEIAQEEIQEVIFKKFQDIDEDEVSLLFDELAKRDVVFTDDFIDEDDDEDEIDEEIDDDADELEGEFRKRDKERKDLKKANENNTPVKYRVGGISNETKIQDIIKSYFNQIGSSKILTKDEEVEYAKMLEDLDPEIAKEGRDKLITSNLKLVISVARKHLNRGLDFADLIEEGNIGLMKAVDKFDYKKGFKFSTYATWWIRQAITRAIADQARTIRIPVHMVETINKLTRIERQLTQELGREPTSKEIAKTFGKGITSQKVIEIKKLSIEPVSLEKPFGDEDDTHFGDFVEDKDISSPDEYAEKEALREVIDQVFNDILAPREEKVVRMRFGILPTKLRTLVRLAEDCEDENCEQLKQVIADLDIHYDTSIEKIQKYNNPVIQFHLAKYDSPKTLEEVGKELKVTRERIRQIEAKTIRKFKPSASNPKAKALKDFFKG from the coding sequence ATGGCACTAAATTTAAAAAAATTTGAAACAATAGAAGATTTTAAAGAATATCTTTGAAATTATTTAGATAAAAATGACAATGAAATAGCTCAAGAAGAAATTCAAGAAGTTATTTTTAAAAAATTTCAAGATATTGATGAAGATGAAGTAAGTTTACTTTTTGATGAACTTGCTAAAAGAGATGTAGTTTTTACAGATGATTTTATCGATGAAGATGATGATGAAGATGAGATAGATGAAGAAATAGATGATGATGCTGATGAACTTGAAGGAGAATTTAGAAAAAGAGATAAAGAAAGAAAAGATCTAAAAAAAGCAAATGAAAATAATACACCTGTTAAATATAGAGTGGGTGGAATTAGTAATGAAACTAAAATTCAAGATATTATTAAATCATATTTTAATCAAATAGGTTCTTCAAAAATTTTAACTAAAGATGAAGAAGTTGAATATGCAAAAATGCTAGAAGATTTAGATCCAGAAATAGCAAAAGAAGGAAGAGATAAATTAATTACTTCTAATTTAAAACTTGTTATTTCAGTTGCTAGAAAACATTTAAATAGAGGTTTAGATTTTGCTGATTTAATTGAAGAAGGAAATATTGGTTTAATGAAAGCTGTTGATAAATTCGACTATAAAAAGGGATTTAAATTTTCAACTTATGCAACATGATGAATTCGTCAAGCTATAACTAGAGCTATTGCCGATCAAGCAAGAACAATTCGTATTCCAGTTCATATGGTTGAAACTATCAATAAACTTACAAGAATCGAAAGACAACTTACTCAGGAATTAGGAAGAGAACCTACATCAAAAGAAATTGCAAAAACTTTTGGAAAAGGAATCACTTCACAAAAAGTTATTGAAATTAAGAAATTATCTATTGAACCAGTTAGTTTGGAAAAACCATTTGGTGATGAAGATGATACACATTTTGGAGATTTTGTTGAAGATAAAGATATTTCTTCTCCAGATGAGTACGCAGAAAAAGAAGCTTTAAGAGAAGTTATTGATCAAGTATTTAATGATATTTTAGCTCCAAGAGAAGAAAAAGTTGTAAGAATGAGATTTGGCATATTGCCAACTAAACTAAGAACTTTAGTTAGACTTGCAGAAGATTGTGAAGATGAAAACTGTGAACAATTAAAACAAGTAATTGCAGATTTAGATATTCACTATGACACATCAATTGAAAAAATTCAAAAATACAACAATCCTGTTATTCAATTTCATCTTGCAAAATATGATTCTCCAAAAACTTTAGAAGAAGTAGGTAAAGAATTAAAAGTTACAAGAGAAAGAATTAGACAAATTGAAGCAAAAACAATTAGAAAATTTAAACCATCTGCATCAAATCCTAAAGCAAAAGCTTTAAAAGATTTCTTTAAAGGATAA